The Aneurinibacillus migulanus genome contains the following window.
AATAGTTTACACTGTTTAGACAATACTTATATTTATTGAAGTATTCTATGATGTACAAAAGCATTGTTGTAAACTATATGGTTTCATGGAGGTACAGCAAATGAAAGAGGTAGGGATACCGTTGAATTTAAAATACGAATACGTTTGAAAAGAGAAGTATATCGTGAAGAAAAAAGGGTGAGGGGAGATAGTTTTTGGTTCAGAAGTTGAGCTAATACTTGTTGTAGAAACTATACGACTGCTGTATTAAAGCGTTGATTGAATCCTTCCGCATTCATAAGAACCCTGTTGATGCTTCTAAACAACTGCATAACTATATAAATTACACTTGATAGTTTGACAGGGTAGCGTGGTTGGAAGTGGGTGATTCAGAAAAAGAAGAGGTTGGATGGGCCCTGCGCTCCAGCAGAAAAAAGGCAAATGTGCCTTTTTCCGACCGTTCCCGCCCACCGCCCTTCCTTCTTTTCTTCCCTCTCACCACAAGAATTTGTCGATGTATCAAATCAGATGTATATAGGCCAGTATCTAAGCAAAGGATAAATATGATTCGGTAAGATTTATAGTATTAAAATACTACGTACAAAACCAATAACATAAGTTTGACATATACAAGATCAATGTAAAAAAGAGAATAAAAGACTTCAGTAGAGCGTTGAGCTCCATTGAAGCCTTCTTTAGTTACTTGTCACAACCATATTTATCATCCCTACTGAATTCCCGTCCCGCCAACAGAAATTACTCGGTTAGTCGTCCTATACGATAAGCACAACGGAGTTCACCGGCTAAAATATGCTCAACTCGCTCAATAGTAATATCAGAGCCTAAAATACTCTGAAACATTTCTAGTTCCTTACTGCAGAATCCTGTACAAGCTGTAGCTACTACACAAATAGGACAATGCTTTTCTATAAGTAAAAAATCTCCCCCCTCTTGCTGTTGGATTTCAGCCATATATCCTTCTTTGGTACGTATCTCGGCCAGTAACTCTAATCGCTTTGGAAGAGAGGAAGTTTCAGGAATTTGTTTGCAATAATTCTCGATTTGCTGACGATTACGAAGCGCTAGTATACGGTCTATACCTTCCTGTCCAAATGCCTCATTTATGGAATGTATTAATCCTAAAGTTAACTCTGCATAGCCTTCAGGAAAAAAACGATCAGCAGATGATGTTAATCTCCACAATTTAGCTGGACGCCCCATTGCACGCGCTTCTTCTTTATAGGTAACCAAATTTTCTTCCTGTAAAGCATACAGATGTTGTCGTACTGCCATCGGAGATATTTCTAAATGAGAAGCAAGAGCAAGAGCATCCATCGGCCCCTCTTGTTTCAGCATTTTGACAATAACACGTCGTGTTTTGGTTGTAGATGTACTTGACGATTTCTTTTTCATAATTAAATTCTCCTATAACAGCCGTTGTTACAACGCACAAACTTATTTATATCTTTATCCTAAAATTATAACGGTTACTTTCGAGGATACAATTTGATTCTAAAGAATCTACTTTATAAAGTCAAATTGGTTTTATGTAACTTTATAAAGAAAAAACTTTATAAAGTTATTTGGGTAGCATACACTTTTTTGTAAATAAAAAACTTTATAAAGTGAAAATTATAGAAATGGAGGTTTTTATCATAAATAAAAGAGAAGGCATATTTAGCTCGCGTTATCGTGCATTGACAATTGGTATTATTCTTGCTGTAATGGCAGTTGCATTCGAGGGACTTTCTGTTACTACTATAGCTCCTGTCATTGCAAAAAATTTGCAAGGAATGGAGCTTTACGGCTGGATATTTAGTGCTTATTTATTAGCACAAATTCTTGGAACAATGATAATTGGTCAACAAATTGATAGAAGTGGTCCTGCTTTTCCTTTCATTTTCGCATTGTTTATTTTTTCCATCGGGCTTATCATTGCAGCTGTTACCCAGAGTATGCTTGTTCTTATTATTGCTCGTGCCCTGCAAGGGTTTGGCGCAGGCGCAATTCTTACATGCGTTTATACTAGCATTTCACTTAGCTACCCGGATGAGTTAAGAACGAAGATATTGGCTGTTTTCTCAAGTGCCTATGTTCTTCCCGCTCTTATTGGTCCCTATGTAGCTGGCATAATTGCACAGTATAGTTCTTGGCGTTTTGTGTTTTGGGGAATTATCCCATTTATTATCTTAGCTGCATTTCTTAGTTTGCCTTCATTTAAAGGCTTAAAAGTGAAAGGTGTCCAAAACGAAGGGAGGCGTCAAACCAATCTATGGGCAATTCAACTTACTATAGGGACAGGGTTATTACTCTCTGGTCTTGGGATGATGCCAAAATTCTTTGGGGTAATTCTTGGGATTGTAGGTTTAATCCTTATGATAATACCTCTTCGTAGATTTTTGCCTTCCGGTACATTTGTAGCCTGTTCAGGGCTTCCAGCTATGTTAGCTTCGCGTGGTCTTTTTATGGCATGCTACACGGGTACACAAAGTTTTTTAGTTTTAGCTCTTACAGAGGTTAAGGGATATGCTTCTGATACGGCAGGTCTTATTGTAGCGTCAGCTGCACTTAGCTGGTCAACAGCTGCTTATATACAGGCTCGCCTTGATGAACGGGATAAAGGACAGGGCCGCCGAATGCGTGTACTCATTGGTGTGTTTATGATGTGTGTTGGAATCGGTGTAATTGTATGGGTCCCTATTATAGGAATAACTCTTGCTGTTGCAAGTCAAATTATTATAGGATTTGGTATTGGGCTGGCACATCCTACAAGTGGTGCGATTTCCTTTGCACAAGCAACAGAAGGGACAGAAGGGGAAGTATCAGCCAGTCTTCAATTTGTTGATTCTTTTACCCCAGGTATCGTTGTTGGAATTGGTGGTGCATTAATTACTATTAGCCATACTGTTGGAATAGCTCCATACTTAGGGATTTCTGCAGCCCTAGGCATTCAACTCATCTTAATACTAATTAGCTTGCTTGCAGCATATCAATTACCTCACATAAAAAAATAAGGATTTAAAGTCCATTCTCTATTACGTAGGAGGAAGCTATGAAAAACATAATTGTCTTTGGAGCAAGCAAAGGATTAGGAGATGCTCTTGTCAAGGGACTGCCGGAGCCTGGGGATAATGTATGGATCGTTTCCAGAAGTCGCCCGGATAGCTTGCTGATCAATGATGGAGTTCATCGAAGCTGGATCCAAGCAGACTTATCGTTACTTACAGCAAGTAGTGAGATTGCTGATGTATTAGAGAATGAAACGATCGATGTGTTGGTTTATAACGTAGGAATATGGGAAAAAGAAGGATTTCAGGATCATTATGACTTCGAGCAGGATGACCCAACAGATATCGCCAATCTGATCCAGGTCAATATCACTTCTGCGATTACTTGCATTCAGAAGCTGCTGCCCCATATGAAAAATTCGGATAACGGGAAAATATTTTTAATCGGTTCTACCGCTGGTCTGGAAAATACGAATCATTCGCAAGTGTCATTTGTGGCATCAAAATTTGGTTTGCGCGGTATTGGTAATGCTTTACGGGAGCATGTTCGAAAATATAGCATCGGTGTCACATGCATCAATCCGGGGGAACTTGCAGCAGAAATCCCTTACGAAGATGGAGCAGAAAAGGCAATAGACGCTTACAACGGAACGAGGATCCCAGTACAAGATATTGTTTCTTTGGTCAAATGTGTAGCCAATTTGTCCAAAGTATCATGCGTCAAAGAAATTCATATTCCGGCAATATCTGATTTGAACGCATAATTGCAGGAAGAATCTGATCAAAAAGAAAGAAGGAGTAAGTTAAAAAAGAAGGGGAGGCAAGATAAGGAAATGTCAAAAGTGCAGAAGACATTGGACATTTCCTTATCTGACCAACAGAGAATCATATTATTGTGTAACGCTTATTACACCTGTTGATAGCTTATATTAATCATTTGTCAGTCTGTGATCGTTAGTACAACCAATTAATTTATGTAAAATTATAATTGACAGTATGAGTACGATCCTATACCATATAGTTAAGTTTAATTAACTAAAGTGAAATCGCTTATTTTGGATTAATCCGGAAGATAAGACGTTTTTGCTGATTTATCTGGTTAAATAATTAAGTTAATTAAACTTAATTAAATGGTGTATAAATAATTATTATTTGTAGTATGGAGGGAAGTATGGAATTGCGTTCATTAGTAAAGAATAGGCGGTTTTTGTTTTTATGGATGTCTGAAACGTTCGCGGTTTTGAGTTTTTCGATGTTTTTAATTACGATTTCCTGGTATATGGTAGATTATTTGCACTTACCTCAATACATGGGATTGGTTTTTGCTGCGGCTTCGTTACCACGCATGGTAACGATGATGGTAGGGGGAGTGTTGGCCGATCGCATACAAAGATCCAAAATTATGTTTAGTGCTGGATTGGGCGAAGCTTTCCTCATTGGAATATTACTAGTGACATATCTTAACGACTGGCTTACTTTTCCTGTATTGCTCGGTGTTGCGTTTTGTTTAGGAGCTCTGGACGGTTTTTTCTTTCCTGCGCTCTCATCCAGTATCCCTGCTCTAGTACAGAAGGAAGAACTACAATCTGCGAATACTTTGATTCATAGCACGCAGGAATTGATTTTTCTAATCGGGCCAGTTACGGCAGGGGTTCTGATGACTTATTATTCGTTCGCTGCAACCTTTGGAGTGAGCATGATCGCCATGCTGCTGCATGCTATTCTTGTTTTTCCACCGTTTATCCAGGATGCTAAGCCAACGAGCGATTCTACAAAACAAAGTATAATGAAAGAAATTCGTGAAGGTCTGGATTATGTTTGTCGTTCGTCGTTTTATAAAACGGGCATTCTGATTATCATTGTAATCAACTTTTTTGTTTTTGGCCCTATATTTCTCAGCCTCCCGCTACTTGTTAAGGAAGCGAATGGAACAGCTCTTCACCTTAGTTTTTTGGAAGGCGGATTTTCAATCGGTTCTCTATTGGCGACCATACTTTTGCTGTTTATCACACTTCGTAAGAACCGCGGGAAGCTTATTCTATTCTTCCTGTTTGGCACCTTGGTATTTTTATGGATTTTCAGCCAAATGTCATCTATTGGAGGACTTATCCTACTAGCCAGCTCGGTCGCTTTTTGCGGATTTATGGCCTTCATGCCAACGGATGTCTTAATTCAAGAGCGTACAGATCCGAAGTTGATGGGACGGGTCATGAGCATTGTTTTTTTGGCACAAACAGCATTCGATCCTGTGGCTCAAACGCTATTTTCCTTTTTGATGACAATCGGGTTTCCTGTCCGCACCTTATTGGCCGTTTTCTCGGTAATCGGATTGATGATTGCTGTCCTGATTTACGTAAGGGCCAAACATTGGCGCTCGATATGCTAAACAGGCTCATTCGAGGTGTTTGCCGAATGAAAAAGAGGAGTGGTATAAATAAGTATAGAAAGGCGATCAGAAAGGGGCAGAAAAAGAGTGATGAGCCAAACTCAAGAGCGGTGTGTGTTTCTTATTACTGGGATTATGGCGGCGGGAAAATCGACGGTTGCTCAGCTTCTTACCGAGACATTCGATAAGGGAGTTCATGTGCGCGGTGATATGTTCCGAAAAATGATCGTGGCTGGACGGGATGAACTGCTTCCTAATGCCTCTAAAGAAGCACTAAGCCAATTGTCCCTCCGTTACAGAATTGCTGCTTCTGTAACGGATGCATACTTTGAAGCAGGATTTAATGTTGTTGTACAAGATGTTATAGTAGGTTCACATCTTAAGGAATTTGTCGAGTTGATTCGTAGCCGCCCGCTGTTTGTAGTCGTACTTTCTCCGAGCATAGAAGTGGTAACGGCAAGAGAGTCCGCTCGTTCCAAAAAAGGATATGGCGCATGGACAGTTTCCGAACTTCAGCATATTTTACACAATGAAACGCCCAGAATTGGTTTGTGGCTTGACACTTCTGAACAAAAACCGGAAGATACAGTCGATGAAATTCTTCGAAGAGCTTGGACAGAAGCGCTTGTATAATTAAAATAAGGATTCGATTTATTAGGAAGGTCGTGATCAATTGTTGAATGAGTATCGTGCCGTTGTTGAACAATTAAATGAAGCTTTTGACGAATACGGCATTTTGATTACAAAGGAATTAAAAGAACTTGATCGATTTCATTTAACATCACAGCAAGAAGTGATGATGATTCACATTTCGAAACATGAGAGAATTACAGCAAACGAAATTTCATTGGCGTTCGGAATTTCGAAAAGTGCGGTTAGTCAGGTTTTAACCAAGCTTGAGCAACAGGAGATGATTGTACGAGTAATCAATCCGGCTAATCGAAGAGAAGCTTTCATCATGTTGGGGAAAAAGGGAAAGAAATATGCCGCCATGCTTGAAGAAGTAAACATAAAATTAATTGAAAAATATTTTTCTAAAATTAGGCTTGAAGATTTAAAGCACATGACTGAAACGATGAAAGACATCAATGTAATCATAAAACGAAGCAAAGAGAGTTAGAGGCATTTTAATAAAGTAACAGTAAGGGACAAAGGTTCATACTTATAATTTTCGCTATCCCTTAAAGTGAAAACAACTCTTTTTTTCCGGTTCAAAGAAGAATTCTTCAAAGGAAAAGAGGAGGTAATCAAGCCCCGCTGTCCGTATGGGTGGCGGGGCTTTTTTGTGTTCGCTATATAGCGCTCAGCAGTAAATGAAAAGGTGGTTAATGACAAGATACTTTTAATTTAAAGGCCAGGTCTACAAGTACCACAATCTTCATCTTTTTCTTCAGAAGCACCTTTTTCAGCTCCAATTACTTCATTTTTAGGATCAGCCAGTTCTTCTGCAGTAACCGTTCTTTCTAACTCATTGACCATAGCAGGTGTATTTTGTTTAGCATTTGCGTTTTTGTTCTCATACGTCATACTATCCATTCCCTTCTGTACTAAAACCGTTTTATTTTTTGCACGCCTTTAACATGTGGATTTTCACCCCTATTTATACATCTTTATCCATTAATGGCGAGATATTTATCATGTTTAACGATTTTATTGCACGAGTGGCCCCGACGGTCGTAGGTTACAATTGTGTATTGATCGGAAAGATGGTCAGCAATGGAGAAGGAATCGGCGTTACCTCTTCCGCCTTAGATTATATACACTCATTTATAAACACTCTCCTCTCTTTTGAATCAATTTTTACCAATATCTATATACATCTGATTTGATACATCGACAAATTTTTATGGTGGGAAGGAAGAAAAGAAGGAAGGGCGGTGGGCGGGAGCGGTCGGAAAAAGGCATACTGGCTTTTCTTCTGCCAGATCGCAGGGCGCATCCAACCTCTTCTTTTTCCAAAACTCCTCTTTCTAACCACGCTACCCTGTCAAACTCTATCTAAAAGGTTCGGAATTAGTAGCTGTAGGCAGGGAAGGAAGGCAAAAATGTCTTCCTTTTTTATTTGATCTATTTAAATTCAGCAGTTAAAGGAAATTGGAGCAACAAAGGACAGAGAACACCTTCAAAAAATGTTAGAGTATTTACAGGAAGGTGACAGTACTTATGTTACAGAGTTAACTCTAAATTCTTAACTACTGTTATGGCTGGTGCTAACCAATTAGAAAGAGCTCTTAGTTCATATGTGACGACATGAAAGGATCAAGCTAGCTAAGAAAGAAAATTAAGGAAGTAATGGATTTGAGGGGGAATATAAAAAATAGCATTAGATCCAGCATTAATAACCTTGGAGGTAAGTAATGAAAATACTTTTAATAGAGGACGATTTAAAGCTGATTAAATATATCAAAAAATATTTGACCGTATACGATTATGAGGTTTTTATTGTCGAAGATTTTGAATGTATTGTGGAAACTGTTGATCGAATCGAACCCCAACTGATCATTCTTGATATAAATTTACCGACGCTTGATGGCTTTTATTTCTTGAAACGAATCAGAAAAAACCATACTATGCCTATTATAATTTTGTCTGCCAGAAGCGAAGAAGGTGAACAAATCAGAGGAATGGAGCTAGGTGCGGATGACTATATTACAAAGCCTTTCAGTGTAGGAATTCTTTTGGCGAAGATCAATGCTGTCTTAAGAAGAGCCATGCAATATTCAGAAGAAAACAAGATAGAAGATGGAAAGCTCGTTTTGTTGGAAGATAGTTTGAAATTGCAGTATGAACATAAAACAGTAGAGCTTTCAAAGAATGAGTATAAAATAATCAAATTGTTAATGCAGAATTCAGGGAAATTGGTAAGTAGAGATGAATTGTTTGATGTGTTAACAGATTATAACAGGTTTGTGGCTGAAAATACGCTTAATGTTAATATTTCTAGAATAAAGAGTAAGCTGAAAGAATTGGGGCTTAATCATGTCATCACAACTAAAAGGGGATTGGGTTATGTCTTTTATCCGATTGATAACTGATGTAATACAAGATAAGAAAGCGTTGATCTTTGTATACACTATCAATACTTTCCTGATTGTATCATTCTATATGCTTCTTCTGGGAACCGAAGAGTTTTTATATCCAGTTATATTGAGTGGTGCCCTTTTCACCATTTATTTATTGTTTGAAGTATACCAATATCATAAATTTGTAAGCGGGGTTGAGGATGGAGGGAAGAGCCCTAACTACACCCATCATTTCACGAATAATAAAGACAAACTCATTTTCCAGACGCTATCCAAAATCCATCAGGAATATAACACAAGGCTCTATGACAATAAAGTAAAACAGAACAATAAGAATGCCTTATTTTCACAATGGATTCATAATATGAAAACATCGGTATCCGTCATTCACCTTGCTTGCGAAATTAGCCTTACCGAAAGAGAAAATGATGAATATATGGAAGACATCAAAGAAGAGAATGAGATATTGAAAAAGAATTTGGAGGAAGCCTTAAACTTACTTAGAATTGAAGAGTTTTCAAGAGATTTTATTGCTCGACGAATGCCGTTAAAGCAACTTGTATATCAAGCGCTAAATGAAAGAAGAAGAGAAATTAGGTATAAAGGAATCCATCCTATTGTGGATATACCAGATGAATTGGAAATCTTGACCGATAAAAAATGGGCACAATACATGCTTGAGCAAATTCTATCAAATGCTATTAAGTATTCTATAGTAGAGAAAAGCGAATCAATCCTTATTCGAGCAATGAAAGAAGAGGACAAGGTTATTCTTTCAATTATTGATAATGGTATTGGAATTGATGAGAAGGATACCGATCGCGTATTTGATCCTTTTTTTACTGGAGATGGTGGAAGACGAGACAGAAATGCTACTGGAATTGGGCTTTACATGGTAAAGCTTATTTCGGATCGATTGGGACATAAAATACAAATTCAATCACAAAAGGATAAAGGAACGACTGTTAATATTACTTTTCTTTCAAAATTGTAAGACTATGAGAGTGAAATCGATTTTTTGTTCTTTTTTCATCCTCTATACTTTTGATAAGAATCAAACTTTGAATTATGGGAGGTTTTTAATATGGAAGTGTTAAAAGTAAATGATCTGTCAAAAGTATATAACTCATATAAAGAAGCCAAAGAAGTTGCAGCTTTAAATGGAATAACCCTTCGTGTAAAAAGGGGGGATTTTGTTGGAATTATGGGTCCTAGTGGAAGTGGTAAGACCACTCTGTTGAATTTATTGTCAGGTATTGATCAATGCACCTCTGGAGAAGTCTTTATTGAGGACAAAAATATAACACATTTATCGAAAGAGGAAATGGCCCTTTTCAGGCGGCACAGTGTAGGATATGTATTTCAAGATTTTAACTTACTTGATAGTCTTACTATTTCAGAAAACATCGCTCTTCCCTTGATATTAGACAAGGTTAATCCGAAAACAATTGGATTAAAGCTTAAAGAGCTTACAGCATTTTTTGAAATCGAGCATATCCAAAATAAATATCCTTATCATATATCTGGTGGACAAAAACAAAGAGCAGCAGTAGCCAGAGCATTAATCAATGACCCAGCCATCGTATTCGCCGATGAACCGACAGGAAATCTTGATTCAAAATCCTCAAAAAACATTATGAACACACTAAAAAAAATAAATGATGAAAGAAATAGCACGGTTTTGATGGTCAGTCACGACCCCTTTGCTGCCTCTTTTTGCAAAAGAATCATTTTTATAAAAGATGGAGCGATTAAGATGGAAATTGTATCAAGTGGTGATAGAAAGGAATTTTTCGATCAAATATTAGAAGCTGAAAGTATGATTGGAGGGGAGATTCAATGACTTTTCCTTCCATTGTATATAAAAATTTAAAATACAACTTTACCCGTTATATTTCCTTTTATTTAGTAAACAGTTTTATTGTGGCCGTTCTTTTTATGTATGGAACCTTGTTTTTTAATGATAGCATCCCTTCCAATACGAAAAGTGTTTTTAATTTTTCATTTGTAGCCATTGTGTTGTTCTGTATCATATTTATCTCTTATACTCAAACATACTTTGTGAAATTCAGAGGAAAAGAATTTGGCGTATATCTGACATTAGGAATGACTACAAGTGATCTTAAAAAAATGATTCGACGAGAAAATATAATTATTATCTCTATCTCATTGCTAACAGGGATTGCGGCAGGTTTGCTTTTTTCTAGGATGTTTTATCTAATCCTAGGTAAATTGTTAATAAATATTGTATACAGCATCAGCTTTGATACTTTTTTGCTTACTATCAGTGTGTTTTTACCTATATTTATTATCAGCACTTTTTTTACAGAGAGATATCTGACCAAACTTTCTATCATTGAAGTCATTCAATCCAGCTCGAAAAAGGAGAT
Protein-coding sequences here:
- a CDS encoding MarR family winged helix-turn-helix transcriptional regulator, translated to MNEYRAVVEQLNEAFDEYGILITKELKELDRFHLTSQQEVMMIHISKHERITANEISLAFGISKSAVSQVLTKLEQQEMIVRVINPANRREAFIMLGKKGKKYAAMLEEVNIKLIEKYFSKIRLEDLKHMTETMKDINVIIKRSKES
- a CDS encoding MFS transporter, with translation MELRSLVKNRRFLFLWMSETFAVLSFSMFLITISWYMVDYLHLPQYMGLVFAAASLPRMVTMMVGGVLADRIQRSKIMFSAGLGEAFLIGILLVTYLNDWLTFPVLLGVAFCLGALDGFFFPALSSSIPALVQKEELQSANTLIHSTQELIFLIGPVTAGVLMTYYSFAATFGVSMIAMLLHAILVFPPFIQDAKPTSDSTKQSIMKEIREGLDYVCRSSFYKTGILIIIVINFFVFGPIFLSLPLLVKEANGTALHLSFLEGGFSIGSLLATILLLFITLRKNRGKLILFFLFGTLVFLWIFSQMSSIGGLILLASSVAFCGFMAFMPTDVLIQERTDPKLMGRVMSIVFLAQTAFDPVAQTLFSFLMTIGFPVRTLLAVFSVIGLMIAVLIYVRAKHWRSIC
- a CDS encoding helix-turn-helix transcriptional regulator, with the protein product MKKKSSSTSTTKTRRVIVKMLKQEGPMDALALASHLEISPMAVRQHLYALQEENLVTYKEEARAMGRPAKLWRLTSSADRFFPEGYAELTLGLIHSINEAFGQEGIDRILALRNRQQIENYCKQIPETSSLPKRLELLAEIRTKEGYMAEIQQQEGGDFLLIEKHCPICVVATACTGFCSKELEMFQSILGSDITIERVEHILAGELRCAYRIGRLTE
- a CDS encoding AAA family ATPase: MSQTQERCVFLITGIMAAGKSTVAQLLTETFDKGVHVRGDMFRKMIVAGRDELLPNASKEALSQLSLRYRIAASVTDAYFEAGFNVVVQDVIVGSHLKEFVELIRSRPLFVVVLSPSIEVVTARESARSKKGYGAWTVSELQHILHNETPRIGLWLDTSEQKPEDTVDEILRRAWTEALV
- a CDS encoding SDR family NAD(P)-dependent oxidoreductase; protein product: MKNIIVFGASKGLGDALVKGLPEPGDNVWIVSRSRPDSLLINDGVHRSWIQADLSLLTASSEIADVLENETIDVLVYNVGIWEKEGFQDHYDFEQDDPTDIANLIQVNITSAITCIQKLLPHMKNSDNGKIFLIGSTAGLENTNHSQVSFVASKFGLRGIGNALREHVRKYSIGVTCINPGELAAEIPYEDGAEKAIDAYNGTRIPVQDIVSLVKCVANLSKVSCVKEIHIPAISDLNA
- a CDS encoding ABC transporter ATP-binding protein, translating into MEVLKVNDLSKVYNSYKEAKEVAALNGITLRVKRGDFVGIMGPSGSGKTTLLNLLSGIDQCTSGEVFIEDKNITHLSKEEMALFRRHSVGYVFQDFNLLDSLTISENIALPLILDKVNPKTIGLKLKELTAFFEIEHIQNKYPYHISGGQKQRAAVARALINDPAIVFADEPTGNLDSKSSKNIMNTLKKINDERNSTVLMVSHDPFAASFCKRIIFIKDGAIKMEIVSSGDRKEFFDQILEAESMIGGEIQ
- a CDS encoding sensor histidine kinase, with translation MSFIRLITDVIQDKKALIFVYTINTFLIVSFYMLLLGTEEFLYPVILSGALFTIYLLFEVYQYHKFVSGVEDGGKSPNYTHHFTNNKDKLIFQTLSKIHQEYNTRLYDNKVKQNNKNALFSQWIHNMKTSVSVIHLACEISLTERENDEYMEDIKEENEILKKNLEEALNLLRIEEFSRDFIARRMPLKQLVYQALNERRREIRYKGIHPIVDIPDELEILTDKKWAQYMLEQILSNAIKYSIVEKSESILIRAMKEEDKVILSIIDNGIGIDEKDTDRVFDPFFTGDGGRRDRNATGIGLYMVKLISDRLGHKIQIQSQKDKGTTVNITFLSKL
- a CDS encoding MFS transporter: MGSIHFFVNKKLYKVKIIEMEVFIINKREGIFSSRYRALTIGIILAVMAVAFEGLSVTTIAPVIAKNLQGMELYGWIFSAYLLAQILGTMIIGQQIDRSGPAFPFIFALFIFSIGLIIAAVTQSMLVLIIARALQGFGAGAILTCVYTSISLSYPDELRTKILAVFSSAYVLPALIGPYVAGIIAQYSSWRFVFWGIIPFIILAAFLSLPSFKGLKVKGVQNEGRRQTNLWAIQLTIGTGLLLSGLGMMPKFFGVILGIVGLILMIIPLRRFLPSGTFVACSGLPAMLASRGLFMACYTGTQSFLVLALTEVKGYASDTAGLIVASAALSWSTAAYIQARLDERDKGQGRRMRVLIGVFMMCVGIGVIVWVPIIGITLAVASQIIIGFGIGLAHPTSGAISFAQATEGTEGEVSASLQFVDSFTPGIVVGIGGALITISHTVGIAPYLGISAALGIQLILILISLLAAYQLPHIKK
- a CDS encoding response regulator transcription factor encodes the protein MKILLIEDDLKLIKYIKKYLTVYDYEVFIVEDFECIVETVDRIEPQLIILDINLPTLDGFYFLKRIRKNHTMPIIILSARSEEGEQIRGMELGADDYITKPFSVGILLAKINAVLRRAMQYSEENKIEDGKLVLLEDSLKLQYEHKTVELSKNEYKIIKLLMQNSGKLVSRDELFDVLTDYNRFVAENTLNVNISRIKSKLKELGLNHVITTKRGLGYVFYPIDN